One genomic window of Glycine soja cultivar W05 chromosome 9, ASM419377v2, whole genome shotgun sequence includes the following:
- the LOC114367103 gene encoding uncharacterized protein LOC114367103 isoform X1, producing MGVAVYLDTIFVPLSLFITVGYHVYLCHTIKNKPSRTTYGISKKRRTDWSLNLNQIFVFVIVQGDASKAMLTVQSLRNTLMSTILTATITILINLGLAALTNNTYNASHLFSSGFFGSKSDKIFVLKYGSASICLVMSFMFSSMAIGYLIDANFLMNAYGEFLSGGYTQTILERGFTLALVGNRVLCVAVPLMLWMLGPVLVLLATLVLVFVLHEFDFVCKFPDNNKQCIIK from the exons ATGGGAGTGGCTGTTTATTTGGACACCATTTTCGTCCCTTTGAGTCTTTTCATCACAGTGGGTTACCATGTCTATCTTTGCCACACCATCAAGAACAAACCTTCACGTACAACTTATGGAATCAGTAAGAAGAGAAGGACAGATTGGAGTCTCAACTTAAATCAG ATATTTGTCTTTGTCATAGTGCAGGGTGATGCCAGCAAAGCTATGTTGACGGTGCAAAGCTTGAGGAACACTCTTATGTCCACAATACTCACAGCTACTATAACCATTCTTATTAACTTGGGTTTGGCAGCTTTGACCAACAACACCTACAATGCTAGCCATCTTTTTAGCAGTGGATTTTTTGGGTCAAAGTCAGATAAAATCTTTGTTTTAAAGTATGGATCGGCATCAATTTGTTTGGTGATGAGCTTCATGTTCAGCTCCATGGCCATAGGATATCTGATTGATGCCAATTTTCTGATGAATGCATATGGAGAGTTTTTGTCCGGGGGTTACACACAAACAATATTAGAAAGAGGGTTCACCTTAGCTCTTGTTGGTAATAGGGTGCTTTGTGTTGCTGTTCCTTTGATGTTATGGATGCTGGGTCCAGTGCTAGTACTTTTAGCTACCTTGGTGTTGGTTTTTGTGTTGCATGAGTTTGATTTTGTCTGCAAATTCCCAGACAACAATAAGCAATGTATCATAAAATAG
- the LOC114367103 gene encoding uncharacterized protein LOC114367103 isoform X2, whose amino-acid sequence MGVAVYLDTIFVPLSLFITVGYHVYLCHTIKNKPSRTTYGISKKRRTDWSLNLNQGDASKAMLTVQSLRNTLMSTILTATITILINLGLAALTNNTYNASHLFSSGFFGSKSDKIFVLKYGSASICLVMSFMFSSMAIGYLIDANFLMNAYGEFLSGGYTQTILERGFTLALVGNRVLCVAVPLMLWMLGPVLVLLATLVLVFVLHEFDFVCKFPDNNKQCIIK is encoded by the exons ATGGGAGTGGCTGTTTATTTGGACACCATTTTCGTCCCTTTGAGTCTTTTCATCACAGTGGGTTACCATGTCTATCTTTGCCACACCATCAAGAACAAACCTTCACGTACAACTTATGGAATCAGTAAGAAGAGAAGGACAGATTGGAGTCTCAACTTAAATCAG GGTGATGCCAGCAAAGCTATGTTGACGGTGCAAAGCTTGAGGAACACTCTTATGTCCACAATACTCACAGCTACTATAACCATTCTTATTAACTTGGGTTTGGCAGCTTTGACCAACAACACCTACAATGCTAGCCATCTTTTTAGCAGTGGATTTTTTGGGTCAAAGTCAGATAAAATCTTTGTTTTAAAGTATGGATCGGCATCAATTTGTTTGGTGATGAGCTTCATGTTCAGCTCCATGGCCATAGGATATCTGATTGATGCCAATTTTCTGATGAATGCATATGGAGAGTTTTTGTCCGGGGGTTACACACAAACAATATTAGAAAGAGGGTTCACCTTAGCTCTTGTTGGTAATAGGGTGCTTTGTGTTGCTGTTCCTTTGATGTTATGGATGCTGGGTCCAGTGCTAGTACTTTTAGCTACCTTGGTGTTGGTTTTTGTGTTGCATGAGTTTGATTTTGTCTGCAAATTCCCAGACAACAATAAGCAATGTATCATAAAATAG
- the LOC114425314 gene encoding vacuolar-sorting receptor 1-like, translating to MGTTKLSLLLCVGVLLLGCCVGRFVVEKNSLKVTSPKSLKGTYECAIGNFGVPKYGGTLVGSVLYPKVNQKGCTNFSDVNFQSKPGGFPTFLLVDRGDCYFTLKAWNAQNGGAAAILVADDKAETLITMDTPEEGKANDDYVDKISIPSALISKSLGDSIKQALSDGEMVNINLDWRESLPHPDDRVEYELWTNSNDECGPKCDSLINFLKDFKGVAQQLEKKGFTQFTPRYITWFCPEAFLLSKQCKSQCINNGRYCAPDPEQDFSRGYDGKDVVVQNLRQACFYKVANESGKPWQWWDYVTDFAIRCPMKENKYSEECSDQVIKSLGADLKKIKDCVGDPHADVENPVLKAEQDAQIGQGSRGDVTILPTLVINNRQYRGKLSRPSVLKAICSGYLETTEPSICLTSDLETNECLENNGGCWQDKSSNITACRDTFRGRVCECPIVQNVKFFGDGYTHCEASGSLSCEFNNGGCWKGAQGGRAYSACLDDYRKGCTCPPGFRGDGVQSCEDIDECNEKTSCQCPGCKCKNTWGSYECKCKSGLFYSRENDTCFGEYSASVLNIWVIILVLVVAVAGGYAFYKYRIQRYMDSEIRTIMAQYMPLDSQPDVSNQVHHNI from the exons atGGGCACAACAAAGCTGAGTCTTTTGTTGTGTGTTGGGGTTTTGCTGTTGGGGTGTTGTGTCGGTAGGTTTGTGGTGGAGAAGAACAGTTTGAAGGTGACTTCTCCGAAATCGTTGAAGGGTACGTATGAATGTGCAATTGGGAATTTTGGGGTTCCCAAGTATGGAGGAACGTTGGTTGGTTCTGTTCTGTACCCAAAGGTGAATCAGAAAGGGTGCACCAACTTCAGTGATGTCAATTTTCAGTCCAAGCCAGGAGGGTTTCCCACTTTTCTTCTTGTTGATCGTGGAG ATTGCTACTTCACTTTGAAGGCGTGGAATGCACAGAATGGTGGAGCAGCAGCTATTCTTGTAGCTGATGACAAGGCAGAAACGTTGATCACTATGGACACTCCTGAAGAAGGGAAAGCAAATGATGATTATGTGGACAAGATTAGTATTCCTTCTGCTCTTATCAGCAAATCCCTGGGGGATAGCATCAAGCAGGCTCTCTCTGACGGGGAGATGGTTAATATAAATCTTGATTGGAGGGAGTCTCTTCCGCATCCTGATGATAGAGTTGAGTACGAGTTATGGACAAATAGCAACGATGAGTGTGGGCCAAAGTGTGACAGTCTAATTAATTTTCTGAAGGACTTTAAAGGGGTAGCTCAGCAGCTGGAGAAGAAAGGGTTCACTCAATTTACCCCTCGCTATATAACTTGGTTTTGTCCTGAAGCATTTCTCTTGAGCAAGCAGTGTAAATCTCAGTGCATAAACAATGGAAGGTACTGTGCTCCAGATCCTGAGCAAGATTTCAGTAGAGGATATGATGGCAAAGATGTTGTTGTTCAAAACTTACGCCAAGCTTGCTTCTATAAAGTAGCAAATGAAAGTGGAAAGCCTTGGCAATGGTGGGACTATGTTACTGACTTTGCAATTCGTTGCCCCATGAAAGAGAATAAGTACTCAGAAGAATGCTCAGATCAAGTTATTAAATCTCTTG GTGCTGATCTGAAGAAGATTAAAGACTGCGTTGGAGATCCCCATGCAGATGTAGAAAATCCTGTTCTTAAGGCTGAACAGGATGCACAG ATTGGTCAAGGCTCTCGTGGTGATGTTACTATACTGCCTACTCTTGTTATAAACAACAGACAGTATAGAG GTAAGTTGTCAAGACCTTCTGTTCTCAAGGCAATCTGTTCAGGCTACCTAGAGACCACTGAACCATCAATTTGCTTAACTTCAG ACCTGGAAACAAATGAGTGTTTGGAAAACAATGGTGGTTGTTGGCAGGACAAATCTTCTAACATTACTGCATGCAGG GACACTTTCCGAGGAAGAGTATGTGAATGCCCTATTGTTCAAAATGTGAAGTTTTTTGGAGATGGATATACCCACTGTGAAg CTTCAGGATCCCTGAGTTGTGAATTCAACAATGGTGGTTGTTGGAAGGGAGCCCAAGGTGGAAGGGCTTACTCGGCTTGTCTT GATGACTATAGAAAAGGTTGTACATGTCCACCTGGGTTCAGAGGTGATGGAGTCCAGTCATGTGAAG ATATCGATGAGTGCAACGAGAAAACATCCTGTCAATGCCCAGGTTGCAAATGCAAAAACACCTGGGGGAGTTACGAGTGCAAATGCAAAAGTGGTTTGTTCTACTCACGAGAAAATGACACGTGTTTTG GTGAATATTCTGCTTCAGTGTTGAATATCTGGGTGATTATCCTCGTTTtggttgttgctgttgctggAGGATATGCATTTTACAAGTACAGAATCCAG AGATATATGGATTCGGAGATACGTACAATTATGGCCCAATACATGCCTTTGGATAGTCAACCTGATGTCTCTAATCAAGTCCATCACAATATCTAG
- the LOC114425316 gene encoding protein FATTY ACID EXPORT 3, chloroplastic-like yields MMSFSLDSVSVLNPKLSHSHFSLPFNRFPHSLNFHPLLKPRAVNAAVPPNGLAACYLTLHRRKPLTVAFTASPQDSEHGEIEVEKERDVHAGSEESQEAWKQALDTFREQAEKFQGVSQEAYEVYSKKTAEQLKVLADKTKNELSVAAKEITDEGKEYLSAVADSSPEVKEIVETFTSPPEDIQKLSGVRDFYVGVPYGLLLSLGGFLSFMVTGNTAAIRFGMILGGALLALSILSLKSYKKGRTSPLALKGQAAIASILFLREISSIGKGSSYFTALISGAVVAFYIFRIVLERNQQKASNLETEPGN; encoded by the exons ATGATGAGTTTCTCCTTGGATTCAGTTTCGGTGTTAAACCCTAAACTCTCCCACTCCCATTTCTCTCTCCCATTCAACAGGTTCCCCCATTCCCTCAACTTCCACCCCTTACTCAAACCCCGCGCAGTTAACGCCGCCGTCCCCCCTAACGGCCTCGCCGCCTGCTACCTCACCCTCCACCGACGGAAACCGTTAACCGTCGCTTTCACAGCTTCTCCCCAAGACTCC GAACACGGAGAGATTGAAGTGGAGAAGGAGCGTGACGTCCACGCGGGCTCTGAAGAATCTCAGGAAGCATGGAAGCAGGCTCTGGACACGTTCAGGGAACAGGCGGAGAAGTTTCAGGGCGTTTCTCAGGAGGCTTATGAGGTGTACTCTAAGAAGACTGCAGAGCAGTTGAAGGTGCTGGCAGATAAGACGAAGAATGAGTTGAGTGTGGCAGCGAAGGAAATCACTGACGAAGGGAAAGAGTATTTGTCCGCAGTGGCGGATAGTTCACCAGAGGTGAAGGAGATTGTGGAAACGTTTACCTCGCCACCTGAGGATATCCAGAAATTGTCTGGAGTGAGGGACTTCTATGTTGGTGTACCTTATG GTTTGTTGCTTTCTCTtggtggtttcctttcctttatGGTAACAGGCAACACTGCAGCGATAAGGTTTGGGATGATTTTAGGTGGTGCCCTCCTGGCTTTAAGCATTTTAAGTCTGAAATCATACAAAAAAGGACGCACCTCTCCTCTCGCTTTGAAGGGCCAAGCTG CTATagcaagtatattgtttctgcGGGAGATAAGCTCAATAGGCAAA GGATCATCTTATTTCACTGCCTTGATCAG TGGTGCAGTGGTGGCATTCTATATCTTTAGAATAGTACTGGAACGTAATCAACAGAAGGCCTCAAACTTGGAAACTGAACCAGGAAACTAG
- the LOC114425317 gene encoding leucine-rich repeat receptor-like protein kinase PXC2, whose protein sequence is MMQFSMCVLFLILLAPVMLVFSVDTGFNDDVLGLIVFKAGLDDPKRKLSSWNEDDNSPCNWEGVKCDPSSNRVTALVLDGFSLSGHVDRGLLRLQSLQILSLSRNNFTGSINPDLPLLGSLQVVDLSDNNLSGEIPEGFFQQCGSLRTVSFAKNNLTGKIPESLSSCSNLASVNFSSNQLHGELPNGVWFLRGLQSLDLSDNFLEGEIPEGIQNLYDMRELSLQRNRFSGRLPGDIGGCILLKSLDLSGNFLSELPQSMQRLTSCTSISLQGNSFTGGIPEWIGELKNLEVLDLSANGFSGWIPKSLGNLDSLHRLNLSRNRLTGNMPDSMMNCTKLLALDISHNHLAGHVPSWIFKMGVQSISLSGDGFSKGNYPSLKPTPASYHGLEVLDLSSNAFSGVLPSGIGGLGSLQVLNFSTNNISGSIPVGIGDLKSLYIVDLSDNKLNGSIPSEIEGATSLSELRLQKNFLGGRIPAQIDKCSSLTFLILSHNKLTGSIPAAIANLTNLQYVDLSWNELSGSLPKELTNLSHLFSFNVSYNHLEGELPVGGFFNTISFSSVSGNPLLCGSVVNHSCPSVHPKPIVLNPNSSGSNSSISLQNHRHKIILSISALIAIGAAAFIAVGVVAVTVLNIHVRSSMEHTAAPFSFSGGEDYSGSPANDPNYGKLVMFSGDADFADGAHNILNKESEIGRGGFGVVYRTFLRDGRAVAIKKLTVSSLIKSQEEFEREIKKLGKVRHPNLVALEGYYWTSSLQLLIYDYLSSGSLHKLLHDDNSKNVFSWPQRFKVILGMAKGLAHLHQMNIIHYNLKSTNVLIDCSGEPKVGDFGLVKLLPMLDHCVLSSKIQSALGYMAPEFACRTVKITKKCDVYGFGILVLEIVTGKRPVEYMEDDVVVLCDMVRGALEEGKVEQCVDGRLLGNFAAEEAIPVIKLGLICASQVPSNRPDMAEVVNILELIQCPSEGQEELE, encoded by the exons ATGATGCAATTCAGCATGTGTGTGTTGTTTCTGATCCTCCTTGCACCGGTTATGTTGGTGTTTTCTGTGGACACTGGTTTCAATGATGATGTGTTGGGGTTGATTGTGTTCAAGGCTGGCTTGGATGACCCCAAAAGGAAACTCTCTTCTTGGAATGAGGATGATAACAGCCCTTGCAACTGGGAAGGTGTGAAGTGTGATCCTTCATCAAATAGGGTCACAGCTCTTGTCCTTGATGGTTTCTCTCTTTCTGGGCATGTTGATAGGGGCTTGTTGAGGTTGCAATCCCTTCAAATTCTCTCACTTTCAAGGAACAACTTCACTGGGTCAATAAACCCTGATCTTCCTCTCCTTGGGAGTTTGCAAGTTGTGGACTTGAGTGACAACAACCTCTCTGGGGAGATCCCAGAAGGGTTTTTCCAACAATGTGGCTCTCTAAGAACAGTTTCATTTGCCAAGAACAACCTCACAGGAAAGATTCCTGAGTCCTTGAGCTCATGCTCCAATTTGGCAAGTGTTAACTTCTCCTCTAATCAGCTCCATGGGGAATTGCCTAATGGAGTGTGGTTCTTGAGGGGGCTGCAGTCGCTTGATCTGTCAGATAACTTTCTTGAGGGAGAGATTCCTGAAGGGATTCAGAATCTGTATGATATGAGGGAGTTGAGTCTTCAGAGGAACAGGTTCAGTGGAAGGCTTCCTGGGGACATTGGAGGCTGCATACTTCTGAAATCACTTGACTTGAGTGGTAACTTTCTCTCAGAACTCCCTCAGTCAATGCAAAGACTCACTTCATGCACATCAATTAGTCTGCAGGGAAATTCATTCACAGGAGGCATTCCCGAATGGATTGGAGAATTGAAGAATCTAGAGGTGTTGGATCTTTCTGCCAATGGATTCTCTGGTTGGATTCCAAAGTCATTAGGGAATCTTGACTCTTTGCATAGATTGAATTTGTCTAGGAATCGGTTGACAGGAAACATGCCTGATTCTATGATGAACTGCACCAAGCTTTTGGCTCTTGACATAAGCCACAATCACTTGGCAggccatgttccttcatggatTTTTAAGATGGGTGTGCAAAGTATCTCTCTTTCTGGGGATGGCTTCAGCAAGGGCAATTATCCTTCACTGAAGCCCACACCTGCATCTTATCATGGTCTTGAGGTTTTGGATTTGTCATCCAATGCATTTTCTGGTGTGCTTCCATCTGGCATTGGGGGACTTGGTAGCCTCCAAGTCTTGAATTTTTCCACCAACAATATCTCTGGTTCTATTCCTGTGGGTATAGGAGACCTCAAGTCTTTGTACATTGTTGACCTGAGTGACAACAAGCTTAATGGAAGCATTCCTTCTGAAATAGAAGGGGCAACTTCACTCAGTGAGCTAAGACTGCAAAAGAACTTCCTTGGTGGGAGAATTCCAGCCCAAATTGACAAGTGTTCATCTCTAACATTTTT GATTCTTTCTCACAACAAGCTTACTGGTTCAATCCCTGCAGCCATTGCAAACCTCACCAATCTTCAGTATGTAGATTTGTCATGGAATGAACTCTCTGGAAGTTTACCCAAGGAGTTAACAAATCTTTCCCATCTTTTCTCATTTAATGTATCCTACAACCACCTTGAAGGTGAACTACCTGTGGGAGGCTTCTTCAACACCATCTCCTTCTCATCCGTCTCCGGTAACCCATTGTTGTGTGGTTCCGTTGTCAACCACTCCTGTCCTTCTGTTCATCCCAAACCTATTGTTCTAAACCCCAACTCTTCTGGTTCCAACTCCAGCATTTCCTTGCAGAACCATCGGCATAAGATCATACTAAGTATCTCTGCTCTTATTGCTATTGGAGCAGCTGCTTTTATTGCCGTTGGTGTTGTGGCTGTTACTGTCCTAAATATCCATGTGCGTTCCTCAATGGAACATACAGCTgctccattttcattttctggtgGTGAGGACTACAGTGGTTCGCCGGCAAATGATCCAAACTATGGCAAGCTTGTCATGTTTTCTGGTGATGCAGACTTTGCTGATGGAGCACATAATATTCTCAataaagaaagtgaaataggCCGTGGGGGATTTGGAGTTGTGTATCGCACTTTCCTTCGTGACGGGCGTGCTGTTGCAATCAAGAAGCTCACAGTCTCCAGTTTGATCAAGTCCCAAGAAGAGTTtgagagagaaattaaaaagCTTGGGAAAGTGAGGCACCCGAATCTCGTGGCACTTGAAGGTTATTATTGGACTTCATCCTTGCAGCTCCTTATCTATGATTACCTTTCCAGTGGGAGTTTGCATAAACTTCTACATGATGATAACAGCAAAAATGTATTCTCATGGCCACAAAGGTTCAAGGTTATTCTTGGTATGGCAAAAGGGTTGGCTCATTTGCACCAAATGAACATAATCCACTACAATCTCAAATCAACCAATGTGCTGATTGATTGTTCTGGCGAGCCGAAGGTCGGAGACTTTGGCTTGGTGAAACTCTTGCCGATGCTAGACCATTGTGTTTTGAGCAGCAAAATCCAAAGTGCGCTCGGATACATGGCACCCGAGTTTGCTTGCCGCACAGTCAAGATAACCAAGAAATGCGACGTGTATGGTTTTGGGATCCTGGTGCTGGAGATCGTGACAGGAAAAAGACCTGTGGAGTACATGGAGGATGATGTGGTGGTTCTTTGTGACATGGTGAGGGGTGCATTGGAAGAAGGCAAGGTGGAGCAATGTGTTGATGGGAGGCTCCTTGGTAACTTTGCTGCAGAGGAAGCAATTCCTGTGATAAAATTGGGGTTGATTTGTGCATCGCAAGTGCCATCAAATCGTCCAGACATGGCTGAGGTAGTCAACATATTAGAGTTAATCCAATGCCCTTCAGAAGGACAAGAGGAATTAGAATGA